In the Natrinema sp. CBA1119 genome, GTGTCGATCACCTCGAGGCCGTGTTTCGCGGCGATCTCGCGCAAGGGGTCGATCGGCTGCTCGAGATTGACGGCGATCTCGGTCTCCCGCCAGCGGTTGACGGTGTCTTCCGCGCCCCAGCCGAGCTCGTAGCCGGCGGCTCTGTACTCCTCGGTGACGGCTCGAGCGGCCTCGCGATCGGCGGTGAAGAAAACGTCATCGCCGGTGTAGACGACGCCGCCGTTTTCGGCGACGACGAGCTCGGGGATCCCGACGAAGTGACAGAGTGCGACGGGGTAGGGGAAGGCCTTCCCGGTCGCGATCACGACGGGCGCGTCCCACCCGCGGAGCGGATCGAAGACGCGGGGATCGATCCCCCAGCCTTCGGGGCGGGTCAGGGTGCCGTCGATGTCGAGGACGAGCGGCGGATCGGCGGTCATATGCGTCACTCGAGGGCTGTGTGCCCTAAAAGAGTCGGTTCGGGCGTGCCTCGAGGCTGACGGGTCAATCAATGACGACCTTCGGTCATCCGGTTGGAGTCTGCGCTGCAGGTCCGCTCGACGGTCGCTTCTTCGAACCGTTTCTCCGTGGAAGACGTTGGGCTAAGCAGACGGTTGATAGCAACAGTCAGAAGCCTCAGGGGCCAGGTAACGCCGTCTCTGACGTGACAGTGAAGCGAGTGAGTTCCGCCTCTTCAGCGAGGCAGGGAGTGATCTCTGACTGAAACCGGTCGAGGTGGGTGCTCGATTCATGTGATTCGAAGGCAGCTTCGTCCTCGTACTGTTCTATGATCCTGAACGTATTGGGATCCTCGAGGTCAACTGTGACTCGGTAGTCGATCACACCGGCTTCCGCACGCGACCTGACCGCCATCGTTTCGAGCAGTTCCATCGCAGTCTCTCGAGATGCCGGTTTCACCGGAACTTCGGAGTGGGCAACTAGCATGATTTCAGTCACGTCGGAGTCACAGAGACGGGCAATCGTTCAAAACCGAGTTTCGACGCCTTGGGCTTCGGTGTCGCTTCGTCGTGACGGATCTCAATATCATCGACACGGTCGACGACTGTACGCAGTACTATCGGTCCTTCAAGACGCGCGAGCGGAGCGCCGATACAGACGTGTGTCCCGCTGCCGAACGCTAGATGGTCGGGATCTCTGTCAGGCACGAACGTATCGGGATCGTCATACTTTTGCGGGTCTCGGTTCGCCGCGCCAATCCAGAGGACGACGGATTCGCCGTCCGGGATCTCCATCCCGTGTAGTGTCACGGATTCGGTAGTCTCGCGAACCCGAGATTGCAACGGACTCCTGTACCGCAACACCTCCTCAAGCACGACCTCCATCTCGTACTGGATAAGCTGTTCGAACAGGCCGTGACGGTCGAAGAGAGAGAGGGCGTTTGAGAGAAACTCGGACATCGTTCCCTGTCCCGCCATGATGAAGTCGAAACAATTCGCGCCGATCTCCGCATCACTCAATTCGGATTCCACGACGAGACGGGAGATGAGATCGTCCTTGGGGTCCGTTTTCCGAGCATCTACCAACCGTTCGAAGTAGTCAACTGTGGCTTCCATCGCGGCCGGATTCTTGCTCTCGACAGCGCTGTACTCCGTGTTCATCACCCCCCGAAATGTCTCCAACCACGACAGCAGCTGCTTGTGGTCACGCTGTGGGATACCGACTAACTGCATAACGATCCGCAACGGGACAGGGACCGCGAAATCCGTTACGAAGTCGAACTCCGGGCCGTCCTCGAGCGCGATGTCGAGTTGCGAGCGGGCGATATCCTCGATGGTGTGTCGAAGATCGTGTAGCATATCCGGCCTGAAGTATTCGAACAGTTGATGTTTCATCTGGCTGTGATCCGATCCGTCCGACCACACCATCGCGTTGTCGATGTACGAAAATGGGTTCGGAACCGTCATCTGGGGTCGAGAGAGTGGTTTGCGGACGAACCGCTCGTCGTTCTGTAAGGCCGATTTGACATGTTCATACGAGAATACGTCGTACACTTCCCGATCACTGTCGTAGTGGACTGGACTGGTTCGGCGCTTCCTGTGGTACCACTCGAAGGGGTCGTGTAACGCCTCCGAGGAGCGTAACGGCTCCGGGTGTGATTCGGGAAACTCTCCGTTCCCGTTTGAATACGATTGTGAGGTCATATCTGCCAACAAGAATCGGCTATCCTAAACTATTCCGTAATATATATGAATATCTCATTTGCGTTCCCAACATATTCGTATCTTGTACCCACAGTACTTGCTGTTCAGTGGTCGTATAAGCAATAGTAGTCTCTTCTTTGTGTTTAAGGGCGGGACGGAGCCAGAAACGGGAGACTGCACGAAGAACTTCGTCCGCTTGACCGCTGTCTCACGGCTTGGAAACGCGTTGCTGATATTCGTACACCATCGCACCAGTGGCTCTTCGACCTTCGTGTTGGAAGACATTGAGTATTCCACCTCATTCTTGCACAGACCCGAACCTCTTCCTCCTTTCACTACCTATTCGTAGTGTATACCGTCATGCTACCAACTCAGCCCGGTCCTCTC is a window encoding:
- a CDS encoding HAD-IIB family hydrolase — translated: MTADPPLVLDIDGTLTRPEGWGIDPRVFDPLRGWDAPVVIATGKAFPYPVALCHFVGIPELVVAENGGVVYTGDDVFFTADREAARAVTEEYRAAGYELGWGAEDTVNRWRETEIAVNLEQPIDPLREIAAKHGLEVIDTGYAYHVKDTDPNKGDGLERIAAHVGIDLADCVAIGDSINDVSTFEAVGRSFAVGNADELAKAAADEVLDEVHADGTLAVLERVRADGRP
- a CDS encoding putative quinol monooxygenase: MLVAHSEVPVKPASRETAMELLETMAVRSRAEAGVIDYRVTVDLEDPNTFRIIEQYEDEAAFESHESSTHLDRFQSEITPCLAEEAELTRFTVTSETALPGP
- a CDS encoding cytochrome P450, whose translation is MLHDLRHTIEDIARSQLDIALEDGPEFDFVTDFAVPVPLRIVMQLVGIPQRDHKQLLSWLETFRGVMNTEYSAVESKNPAAMEATVDYFERLVDARKTDPKDDLISRLVVESELSDAEIGANCFDFIMAGQGTMSEFLSNALSLFDRHGLFEQLIQYEMEVVLEEVLRYRSPLQSRVRETTESVTLHGMEIPDGESVVLWIGAANRDPQKYDDPDTFVPDRDPDHLAFGSGTHVCIGAPLARLEGPIVLRTVVDRVDDIEIRHDEATPKPKASKLGFERLPVSVTPT